One Engystomops pustulosus chromosome 11, aEngPut4.maternal, whole genome shotgun sequence DNA window includes the following coding sequences:
- the LCOR gene encoding ligand-dependent corepressor isoform X2: protein MQRMIRQFAAEYTSKNISTQDSSPPNSTKNQSLPKSPSGQSSPPPATTQNPVLSKLLMADQDSPLDLTVKKPHSEEPCEQADGVLDLSTKKSPCSGSPNSSISPSTSNTIGNGTQDTEKKEMDPNKSGLTLELFMSKLCSQHQKQFIRVLNNLCTEESILKSKSQSAPVSEVVNANIEGYDHSYSDRKVYSPMEVSKSASESSSNCQVTINTNTDLHEDKYHDGNPQPPDYKTDHSIHLCHATDQTMTDNPVANSKTEGKTATVFSKISEVNQTVYSEHGVLSRSNSAINMLNDSPGSELPTDIPKIANKENTQYINPKPTFLDCNDCKLKQENSVTTVTVKKLANFHESPFQHLADYSGSTLHKIRALENKRLKTVKCRDTQLLMTNDCDKQCDVVYISEPITTQCHFETHKPVVCPRQTARKSTRGYLYGSECCELSTVRTLVRSSKVEDRGNPALDISEALIIPNDLIETLPSTDAVSLFNVEEKRVENYYFNSTPQNDDFGECIPDSSSSNESKNRLDEHLGLAAVPVDVSDSLITMLSQEAQIACVENNHDELALDEIPKTKINSIVNIDAIHEKTVEELVVEPNGQVSHSDNSCGQEESSDATALDLEINVSLKNNQVLSNHDKTPQCSPSRTEIQQDFAIAPNSHAIAFSAKSLSLPNGISNTDFPNIGFSKLNDSKIVSEVSLEIIDSPAVISTQKSLIQMSSENYSDVKPKENLEHPINPISQCDINSSNSLDKLQEHSVQNGVEDEVDSIGLKILPTLRDGQSLARDVSDEMETKDHALKPMDDPQPLLDELTCPTSDGLRPAEHLHNLLDICAKNVGNVNVRLEENVSKDHLHHDTVSSSVCNSDDTFDEPLKTELTDGDSNITAVTPDNSLSFNEHKPITPLKRHKKVPAPTDRCLRSRELSVDPPLQTISSLQVLLSFTKGSNSAKRSVQFKTENTPCSSSINYPIEDCCDGENYFAASLNRHCGEGEPLLWKSMLKSTFSSPFKFENIKIYFNIHSDERMVSFVKQSPQKSPNMVDTRCKLGATNLRKACPLQLQTSGKRLSDNDSNFSSQTKSNTKNVALKTSMDSMKNFKCCKLKNLSAGINQINNGANNQNRPKFIDWCTEEENHERISYFNDMYTTIHQNWIPLDKEAANMAKSKNKADKLKEIWKTKKRVRRPKSIQDGPRSSPMQMLFTNSSKFSDICRWFMETTETKSLVIVKNSNTRIPEEHQLPIIPSPKYSSQSLYPHTLQAQRLKKHLKKFASVFPARNDIALQSSLNELVNAPLNQVTKDTVKEPNDCKMPETNVKKIAPIHILQKYNKLRENLICTVNKNKKQCVINNAKKKAGHTENMKETSTKQLSLQKVPNSFTSKSLKIKNDNSKKRSRNDSLMESVAQPNKKRKTAAKQPPTNKNAGSTRMKLGKLSKMDSTSNLQAPKKKVENKTNLRKGKAITPMQKKNLKSQHVLKCQTRSTKKEPQHLSDLPKITRFSSSHRKKELHKAACTVSSKSKVNVGSQLRQRKPRSQLEPTTTRKGRSLEYK, encoded by the coding sequence cactcAGGATACAGAAAAGAAAGAAATGGACCCTAACAAATCAGGTTTAACACTGGAACTGTTCATGTCTAAGCTATGTTCACAACACCAAAAGCAGTTTATTCGCGTGTTGAACAATTTATGCACTGAAGAATCCATTCTGAAATCTAAAAGTCAAAGTGCCCCAGTCTCTGAGGTTGTAAATGCTAATATAGAAGGCTATGATCATTCTTATTCTGATAGAAAAGTGTATTCCCCTATGGAGGTGAGCAAATCTGCTTCTGAATCTTCTTCAAATTGTCAAGTCACAATAAATACTAACACAGATCTACATGAGGACAAATATCACGATGGTAACCCACAACCTCCAGATTATAAAACAGATCATTCCATTCATTTATGTCATGCCACAGACCAAACCATGACAGATAATCCTGTAGCCAATTCAAAAACCGAGGGTAAAACCGCAACAGTCTTTTCAAAAATATCTGAAGTTAATCAGACAGTTTATTCAGAACACGGTGTTCTTTCACGTAGTAACTCTGCAATAAACATGCTCAATGATTCCCCTGGGTCTGAACTCCCTACAGACATCCCAAAAATTGCCAATAAGGAGAACACGCAATACATTAACCCTAAACcgacttttttggactgcaatGACTGTAAATTAAAGCAGGAAAATTCAGTTACTACAGTAACGGTCAAGAAACTTGCAAATTTTCACGAGAGTCCGTTTCAGCATCTTGCTGACTATTCCGGGTCAACTTTACACAAAATCAGAGCACTTGAAAATAAGCGTTTAAAAACGGTTAAATGTAGGGATACTCAACTCTTGATGACAAATGATTGTGATAAACAATGTGATGTAGTTTACATAAGTGAGCCAATTACAACCCAATGCCACTTCGAAACTCACAAGCCTGTAGTTTGTCCTCGGCAAACTGCAAGGAAAAGTACCCGAGGATATCTGTACGGTTCTGAATGTTGTGAACTGTCCACTGTTCGCACATTGGTAAGAAGTTCAAAAGTTGAGGACAGAGGAAACCCGGCATTAGATATTTCTGAAGCATTAATTATTCCTAATGACTTGATTGAGACACTACCTTCTACGGATGCCGTGTCCTTGTTCAATGTAGAAGAGAAAAGAGTAGAAAACTACTATTTTAATTCTACACCACAGAATGATGATTTTGGAGAGTGCATACCAGATTCTTCTAGCAGTAATGAATCGAAAAACCGTCTGGATGAACACCTGGGTTTGGCTGCAGTGCCAGTAGATGTTTCCGATTCTTTGATAACTATGTTGTCTCAAGAAGCTCAAATAGCATGTGTCGAAAACAACCACGACGAACTCGCACTAGATGAAATTCCAAAgacaaaaataaattctatagtaAATATAGATGCCATTCATGAAAAAACTGTAGAAGAATTGGTAGTAGAGCCTAACGGTCAAGTCTCCCATTCCGATAATTCTTGTGGTCAAGAAGAAAGTTCAGATGCCACAGCATTAGACTTGGAAATAAATGTTTCATTAAAAAATAACCAAGTGCTTTCTAACCATGATAAAACGCCTCAATGTAGTCCTTctcgtacagaaatacagcaagaTTTTGCTATCGCGCCTAACAGCCATGCAATTGCTTTCTCTGCAAAATCATTATCGCTCCCAAATGGTATTTCTAACACAGATTTCCCAAACATAGGTTTTTCCAAGCTTAATGATTCTAAGATCGTATCTGAAGTATCTTTGGAAATAATTGATAGTCCTGCTGTTATTTCTACACAGAAATCATTAATACAGATGTCTTCAGAAAACTATTCGGATGTTAAACCCAAAGAAAATTTAGAACATCCAATTAATCCAATTTCACAATGTGATATTAATAGTTCTAATAGTCTGGATAAGTTGCAGGAACATTCTGTGCAAAATGGGGTTGAAGATGAAGTAGACTCCATAGGTTTGAAAATATTACCCACTCTTAGGGATGGTCAAAGCCTAGCTCGTGATGTTTCTGATGAAATGGAGACAAAAGATCATGCACTAAAACCTATGGATGACCCACAACCTTTACTTGATGAACTCACTTGTCCTACGTCAGATGGATTAAGGCCTGCTGAACATTTACATAATCTTTTAGATATATGTGCtaaaaatgtgggaaatgttaacGTGAGACTAGAAGAAAATGTTTCAAAAGATCATCTCCATCATGATACTGTATCTTCATCTGTTTGCAACAGCGATGATACATTTGATGAACCGTTAAAAACAGAACTGACTGATGGGGATAGTAACATCACTGCAGTCACTCCAGACAATTCACTAAGTTTCAATGAACATAAACCTATTACACCTttgaaaaggcataaaaaagttcCCGCCCCAACTGACCGATGTCTTCGTAGTCGTGAGCTATCAGTTGACCCGCCATTACAGACCATTTCTTCCCTTCAGGTACTTTTATCTTTCACTAAAGGCTCCAATTCAGCAAAGCGTTCTGTGCAATTTAAAACAGAAAATACACCATGCTCCTCCTCCATTAATTATCCAATTGAAGATTGTTGCGATGGGGAAAATTATTTTGCAGCATCTTTAAACCGTCAttgtggagagggtgaaccattACTTTGGAAAAGCATGTTAAAAAGTACTTTTTCATCCCCTTTTAAGTTcgaaaatatcaaaatatattttaatattcatTCTGATGAGCGAATGGTGTCTTTTGTAAAACAAAGTCCTCAGAAGTCCCCAAATATGGTGGATACAAGATGTAAACTTGGTGCAACAAATTTGCGAAAAGCTTGTCCATTGCAGCTTCAAACAAGTGGTAAAAGATTATCAGATAATGACTCAAATTTTAGCTCTCAAACGAAGAGTAACACAAAGAATGTTGCCTTAAAAACTTCGATGGATTCGATGAAGAACTTTAAATGTTGTAAATTAAAAAACCTGTCTGCAGGAATTAATCAAATAAACAATGGTGCTAACAATCAAAATAGACCAAAATTTATAGACTGGTGTACCGAAGAAGAAAATCATGAACGTATCTCTTATTTTAATGACATGTACACAACCATTCACCAAAATTGGATTCCATTAGACAAAGAAGCGGCAAACATGGCAAAGTCAAAAAATAAAGCGGACAAATTAAAGGAAatttggaaaacaaaaaaaagggttcGTAGGCCGAAAAGTATTCAGGATGGACCAAGATCTTCACCAATGCAGATGTTGTTTACCAATTCTTCTAAATTTTCAGATATTTGTCGATGGTTTATGGAAACCACAGAAACAAAGTCTTTAGTAATTGTAAAGAATTCAAACACTCGTATTCCGGAGGAGCATCAGCTGCCAATAATTCCTTCTCCTAAGTATTCAAGCCAAAGTCTTTATCCTCACACTTTGCAAGCTCAGCGCTTGAAGAAACATCTTAAGAAATTTGCTTCAGTTTTTCCGGCCCGCAATGATATCGCCTTACAGAGCTCTTTGAATGAATTGGTAAATGCCCCACTTAATCAGGTTACTAAAGATACAGTAAAAGAACCTAATGACTGCAAAATGCCTGaaacaaatgttaaaaaaattgcCCCTATTCATATCCTACAAAAATACAACAAACTGAGGGAAAATTTAATTTGCActgtaaataaaaacaaaaaacagtgtGTGATAAATAATGCTAAGAAAAAAGCTGGCCATACTGAAAATATGAAAGAAACGTCCACTAAACAATTAAGCTTGCAAAAAGTCCCAAACTCCTTCACTTCTAAATCTCTTAAAATAAAGAATGACAATAGTAAAAAACGTTCCAGAAATGACTCCTTGATGGAATCCGTTGCACAGCCAAATAAAAAGCGAAAAACTGCAGCAAAACAACCTCCAACCAACAAAAATGCAGGCTCTACAAGAATGAAATTGGGTAAACTGAGTAAAATGGACTCCACTTCAAATTTACAGGCTCCAAAGAAAAAAGTGGAAAACAAAACAAATTTACGTAAAGGAAAAGCAATAACtcctatgcaaaaaaaaaatcttaaatcgcAACATGTTCTAAAGTGTCAGACAAGGTCAACTAAAAAAGAACCCCAACATTTGTCAGATTTGCCTAAAATCACCAGGTTTTCCTCTTCACATAGGAAAAAGGAACTACATAAAGCAGCATGTACGGTCTCGTCAAAAAGCAAAGTAAATGTCGGCTCCCAACTAAGACAACGCAAACCAAGGTCACAGCTGGAACCTACTACTACTCGCAAGGGACGATCACTTGAATATAAATGA